In the Bacillus sp. FJAT-42376 genome, GACAGTGAAGGGTGTAAAGGGGATGGGATTAGCATGATTGTCGATCAAATCATGACGAGGCATGTATTTACGCTTGATCCGCAAGATACATTGGCGCGGGCAATTGAGGTAATGAAAGAAAACCGGATTCGGCATATACCGATTGTGAATAAAGAAGGTTCAGTGGCTGGTATTGTTTCGGACCGGGATGTTAAAGATGCCAGTCCTTCTGTATTTCAGATTGCAGAAAAAATGGACGAGCTGAATCAGCCTCTGGAAAACATCATGAAAACAGATGTCATAACCGGTCATCCTCTCGATTTTGTCGAAGAGATTTCTTCCATCTTTTTCGAGCGGAAAATTGGCTGTATGCCGATTTTAAAAGCGGGAAAACTGGCGGGCATAATTACAGAGACGGATCTCCTGCATTCTTATGTCCAGCTGACTGGTGCCAATCAGCCGGGCTCACAAATTGAAGTGAAGGTTCCAAACCGGGCGGGAATGCTT is a window encoding:
- a CDS encoding acetoin utilization AcuB family protein, which translates into the protein MIVDQIMTRHVFTLDPQDTLARAIEVMKENRIRHIPIVNKEGSVAGIVSDRDVKDASPSVFQIAEKMDELNQPLENIMKTDVITGHPLDFVEEISSIFFERKIGCMPILKAGKLAGIITETDLLHSYVQLTGANQPGSQIEVKVPNRAGMLSEVSGVFQQRNINIASVLVYPDRDQHYKVLVFRVQTMNPTGIISDLEAAGYHVLWPNMPGMNV